A stretch of the Aegilops tauschii subsp. strangulata cultivar AL8/78 chromosome 4, Aet v6.0, whole genome shotgun sequence genome encodes the following:
- the LOC109744331 gene encoding uncharacterized protein, which yields MDDKSGKGKEKDGSASTPPNRRKAGLKFSPKVPTKKTPKRVPKMEPEEESELDPIDKDLLRKLRMPQSKGALERRFKAEKSDDCVQVAFGQVNSSTARSFPTRRSSSSVKQEQEVNLFSKYMMSGVTTSAAKLPKQFTGPQDFTHPSYNYPPITLPLRRPHSADPEDFDEDEFGEFSSSRTQDGELTAAKELGLMVCISCCMISCRGTPFLLRYSYQCRKPCHMLMELSSFLWWDVDGTGTEDKMNTPQLLFFQFPASLPLPQVLSVAGADMDTSDSEGVETEETNKRRRLESVNGCKLKDLPGGLMGKLLVYKSGKVKMLLGDALFDVSAGLDCTFAQEAVAINTYKKHCCSLGEVNKRAIVTPDIDYLVDSIKRIG from the exons atggacgacaagagTGGAAAGGGGAAAGAGAAGGATGGCTCTGCTTCCACTCCACCCAATCGCCGCAAG GCCGGACTTAAATTTTCACCCAAGGTGCCTACTAAGAAAACTCCAAAACGTGTCCCTAAGAT GGAACCAGAAGAGGAGAGCGAACTTGACCCAATTGATAAGGATCTGTTGAGGAAACTTAGAATGCCACAG AGTAAAGGTGCCCTCGAAAGAAGATTCAAGGCTGAGAAAAGTG ATGACTGTGTTCAGGTTGCATTTGGACAAGTGAACTCTTCAACTGCAAGATCCTTCCCCACCCGTAGAAGTTCTTCATCAG TTAAACAAGAGCAGGAGGTAAACCTTTTCAGCAAGTATATGATGTCTGGCGTTACGACTTCTGCTGCAAAGTTACCCAAACAGTTCACTGGACCTCAG GACTTTACCCATCCCAGCTACAACTATCCTCCTATTACTCTCCCTCTAAGGAGGCCCCACTCTGCAGATCCAG AAGATTTCGACGAAGATGAGTTCGGAGAGTTTTCTTCCAGCAGAACACAAGATGGTGAATTAACTGCAGCTAAGGAACTTGGACTAATGGTATGTATATCATGTTGCATGATATCATGTCGAGGAACACCGTTCTTGCTCAGGTATTCATATCAATGCAGAAAACCATGCCACATGTTGATGGAGCTGTCTTCTTTTTTGTGGTGGGATGTCGATGGAACT GGCACTGAGGACAAGATGAATACACCACAGTTGCTCTTCTTCCAGTTCCCTGCATCTCTTCCTTTACCGCAGGTTCTATCCGTTGCTGGGGCAGATATGGACACCAGTGACAGTGAGGGTGTTGAAACAGAAGAAACCAATAAGAGGAGGAGACTTGAGTCGGTCAACGGCTGTAAGCTAAAAGATTTACCAGGTGGTCTCATGGGGAAGCTGCTCGTGTACAAGAGTGGTAAAGTGAAGATGCTGCTTGGAGATGCACTCTTTGAT GTTTCTGCTGGTTTGGACTGCACATTTGCTCAAGAGGCTGTAGCGATCAACACATACAAGAAGCACTGCTGCAGCCTGGGGGAGGTGAACAAGCGTGCGATCGTAACTCCTGATATCGACTACTTGGTAGATTCCATCAAGAGGATCGGTTAG